The genomic interval AAGCAAGAAAAATAGATATACCAGACCCTGTTTATGCTGCTGTAATTGCCGAGCTTGCAGGAGCGGATGGAATAACTGTGCACTTAAGGGGAGATAGAAGACACATTAAAGAGAGAGATGTTGAATTGCTCTCAAAATTCATTAAAACAAGGCTGAACATTGAAATGGCAACCACCACTGAAATGTTTGAAATTGCCTGCAAAATCAAACCTTATAGCGTAACATTGGTACCTGAAAAAAAGGAAGAAGTAACAACTGAAGGAGGCCTTGATGTAATCCTTCACCAGTCTGTTTTAAAAACCCTTATTCCTGAATATAAATCACATAACATAAAGATTTCTATTTTTGTTGACCCAGATAATGAACAGATTAAAAGGTGTATAAAACTAAATGCAGATATAATTGAAATTAATACAGGTAAATATGCAGAAACTGAAGACGAAAGGGAAAGAGAATTAGAACTTGAGAAAATCAAAAATGCAGCAAGGTTTGCAGCAAAATCAGGATTGAAGGTTGCAGCAGGCCACGGGTTAAACTATAGAAATGTAAAACCAATCGCACAAATTCCTGAAATTGAAGAGTTAAATATAGGGCATGCAATTATAGCGAGAGCAATATTTGTAGGGCTTGATAAAGCTGTAAGAGAGATGAAGGAATTGATTAAAAAGGAGAAGTAAATGAGAAAAACGATTTTAGTTGTATTAACTCTACTGTTTGTAAATGCTATTTTTGCAGAAACAATATGCATAAAAGTAGATAACCCCTCACCTGCACTTTTTAAAAGCATTGCAAATGAATTAAAAGATTACTCTCAGAAATTATACAGGGTCGAGACCTTTAATATTGATAAAGCAACAAAAACAATCAAAGGGGAGAGATTATTTAAAGTTAAAAAAAGAAACAAAAAAAAGTTGTTGATAGGCACTCCAGTTGATGATTTCAGGAAAAAGCCTAAGTGGAAAAAAGAAAAAATTGAAATCACCGCAAAAATTGAAAAAAATGAAATATGCATCTCCGTTGATTTAACTGCTTATAATAAAAGAACGAGAAAATGGCACAAACTGAGAAGTGATAATTTACTTGAAGAACACATGGCATCATATATCCTTTCTAAAACATTAAAGGGAGAGACATTGTGGAGCATAGGAAATATCACTGTAGATGAGAATGGGATATCCAAAAAGATTTTAAATTTAACAAAATTCAAGGTTGATAGCGTAGATATATCAGTAGACCCATCAACTGGAATAAAAAGTGTCAATTTTAACCTATTAAAAGGAAATAACCTTGTTGTTTACAAAGTGTTAATGATTGGGGATATTCAAGATGTAAACTCTGCACTTAGCTTTTTTAAATCTCATTTCCTTGCCTATAATCCTATATCAAAAACCCCAAAAGTATACGATTATTACTGGGAATATGCAAAACATGGAGAGATTATGGACGGGATGCATAAATTACAGCTAATCACTGCATTGGGATACCCTGATAAAATTGTTAAAAAAAATAAAAATACCCAAATTTTTGTTTATAATTTTGACGGAAAAACATATAATTATACTCTTATAAAAAATGAATTGTCTCTTGGAGATTAATTTAAGATGAAAAAAATAAATTTTTTCTTGACAGTAAAGGAGTTTGCTAATAATATTAACCCGTAATTACATGTTTAAATCTCACAAGGAAACTTGTGAAATAATGAAGGAGGCTTTTATGAACAAAACTGATTTAGTAAATGCTGTTGCCGAGAAAACTGGTCTCTCAAAAGTCAAAGCTGCTGAAGCTGTTGATGGTGTTATCAGTGCTATTGGCGATACTTTGAAAAATGGGGACAAAGTATCTCTCGTTGGTTTTGGAACTTTTGAAGTTGTTGAAAGAGCAGCAAGAAAGGGAAGAAACCCTCAGACTGGAAAAGAAATTACCATCCCAGCTAAAAAGGTTGTTAGATTTAAACCTGGCAAAAAGCTTAAAGACCTTGTAAACTAAATTGAAGGGTTTGAGAAAATAAAAAGGGGGCTATAAAAGCCCCCTTTTTTTATATGAAAAAATAAAAAGACTAAAATAGCCCGGGGAATCCTAATCCACCTAATCCCTTCATTGATGATTCAACCTCTTCATCAACCTTTCTATAACCCTCTGATAAAGCTGCAACAATCAAATCTTCAAGCATCTCTTTGTCTTCAATAATTGAATCATCCTCAATCTTTAAAGACAATACCTCTTTATGCCCGTTCAACACAACCTTAACAGCACCACCTCCACTTGTTGCCTCTACCCTCAACTCTTCAAGTTTCTTCTGCAACATCTGTTGCATTTTTTTTGCCTGTTTCATTAAAAAATTAATATCTGCCATAATTCCTCCATTTATTTAATTATTCTTTCAATCCTTCCCTCAAACTCCTCCAATATTTTCTTTACAAGAGGATGATTTGCAATTTTTTCACTTTCTGACACGGGGTTATTGTTCCCCCCTGATATCTCAAGATTCAACTTTATCCTTTTTTGAAATTTAATATGAGCATTTCCCTCAATTGATTTAAAAACCTTGTTTTCTATTAACTCTTTCACTGAATTTGGCAAAGGGTGAAGGTTAACGGTTATTATATCTCCCTCTAAATCAAGTTTAGCTTTTCTTAAAATAGGGGCTATTTCTTCAAAATCTTCGAAACTCTTTCTTACAAAATTTAAAATATCATCACCTTTATCTGAATGATTTTCTTTCAATTGGTTTTCATCTAAATTTAAATTTTGCAATTTTTCACTTTCAGTTTTTGTAGTGGTTTTATTTATTAGTTTTTTTTTTGAAATCAACTCTGAAATTGGCATAACCTTTGAAGCAAAAACCATTTTAAACAGCAATAGTTCTACTGCTATACGAGGATTAAAGGATTCCCTTACAAACCTTTCATTTTGAAGGATAACATTAAGATATCTAATTACATCCTCAACTGAAAATTTTTTCTCCTTTAATTCTTCAGGGAAAAAGTCTTTGTCATTATTAACAATAGCATGTAAAAGGTTGTTAAAAAATTCTCCAAGCCTTAAAACAAACTTAACAAAATCTGTATTTCTCTCCTCTAATTTATCAAGAATGTCAACAATAGACTTTCTATCATCGTTTACAATTGCTTTAAATATTTTGAAAAATACTGTTGAATCAGGAACCCCAAGAACAATTGAAACATCTTCCTCCGTTATCTTTCCACCTGAAAAAGAAACAATCTGGTCAAGAAGGCTTTGAGCATCTCTCATACTTCCTTCTGAGGCGTCTACAATCAACTTTAAAGCACTTTCTTCAATGTCAATACCCTCTTTGTCGCAAATATCCTTTAAATGCCTGATAATTTGAACAGGGGGGATTTTCTTAAACTCAAAAATCTGACACCTTGAACGGATTGTTGCTGGGATCTTATGAGGTTCAGTTGTTGCAAGTATAAAAACCACATAGGAAGGCGGCTCTTCAATTGTTTTTAAAAGAGCGTTAAAAGCATGAGTTGAAAGCATGTGAACTTCATCAATTATAAAAACCCTGTACCTATCTCTAATAGGCGGGTATTGAACAATCTCTTTTAAATTCCTTATATCATCCACCCCTTTGTTTGACGCTGCATCTATCTCCATTACATCAATATCTCTTCCCTCTGCAATCTCTTTGCAGGCATCACATTCAAGGCAGGGTTCAACAGTTGGACCGTTTTTGCAATTCAAAGCCTTAGCATAAATCCTTGCAGTTGAGGTTTTCCCCGTTCCCCTTAAACCTGAAAAAATAAGTGAGTGGTGGATTCTTCCTTCAGCAATGGAGTTTTTCAGCGTTTGAATTACCGCTTCCTGGCCTATAACTTCATCAAAGGTGGCAGGTCTCCATTTCCTTGCAATAACGCTGTAACTCATATTCATCCTTTTATGAAATACTTTGCGGGAGTCTGGTTACCTGCGGCACACGGCAAATATCCTTAGTGCTGCTCCCGTCAGGGCCTGACACGGTTCGGATACCGCCGTTGCACAGGACCAGACCCCCGTAAAGTATTCCGTATAAAAATGGCGGAGAGGGCGGGATTCGAACCCGCGGTACCTTGCGGTACACACGATTTCCAGTCGTGCACCTTCGTCCACTCGGTCACCTCTCCTTAAAGTTTACAAAGAACAATCAAGCAGTAAAAAAGATACCATAAAATGAACAATTAGTAAACGGTAATTTACTCTCCGTAAAACTTATTTTCTTTAATTATTTCAAGTAAATTCTTGTACACACTTACCTCGTCGGTCTCCATTTTGTTTAAGAACTCTCTCACATCCTGCCTTACCCTGTTTTTTAACTCACACTTTATTTCAATATCCTTTAAAACCATTAAATTTGCATACCTTAAAATATCCTTTTTAAAAACAAAGGCAAAAGGCCTTACAACAAAGAATTTCCCGTTAAAGTAATTGCGACACAAAGGCATTGATTCCAACCTTTTATGATACAAAGCATTCCAGATAAAATTTTCTGCATAATCGTTTGCAATATGGCCAAAGGCAACAAATTTTATCCCTCTTCCCTCACAAAACTTAAAAACCTCTATCTTTCTCAACCTTGCACACAAACTGCAATTAAAGTTATCAAAGTCTTTTCTTTCAGGAAAAATATTTATAACATCGTCAAACCTAACCGGCTTTAAATCACCCTTCCCTAAAACAACATTCACCCCGTAAACCCTTCCTTCAAATTTTCTCAACTTATAGTATTCCTTCAAAAATGTATAGAGGGACAGGCTATCAAGCCCACCAGACACCCCGACAACAACATCCTTGCCTAAAAACCCGCACACCTTATCAACTTCAAGAATTGAATAAACAAACTTCTTAAAAATCCTCTTGTAAATACTTTGATTTTTTACATTCTCCATATCGCTAAAATTATAACCTATCTTAAACAAGAAAAAAATGTAATAAATAGAGTATAATTATAAAGACTAAAAAAAGGAGAGTGATATGGCAAATTCAAATAGATTAAAAGAAATTTTAAGAAGAATAAACGGAAGAGGATACAAGGCTTACAAAGACATTAAAGGAATTTATGAATTTACAAACTTTACCCTTGAGATAACCCATGTACAGGGAGACCCCTTTGCGTCCCCTTCAAGCCTGATTGCAACTATAAAATTAAACAACACCCAGTTAACAGAAGATACCTATAAAACAAAGGAAAGAAGAATAGCAACCTGCGATTTTTTAACAAGGTTGTTTGATAAAAACTGCAAAAGGTTAAGCAGGGGCTTGAGGGGCACAGGAAACAGCGGAATAATATCAATCCAAAAGTGCGGTCAGGAAATATTAGAAAGAAGTTCCGCTGTAATAGATACTGAAAATAAAGCCCTTGAATTCAGGTTTTACGCAGGCCTACCTGCAAGGGGGAGAAGTGTTTTAGGAAAGATTGCTGAGGAAATGTTTTTTAAAGAGATTGTTGACATTGTTTACTATTCCACACATTTTGACGACACAACTTACAACAATCTGCTAAAGCATATAAAAGTGTATGGGGATTACTGCTTTATTAAAAAATCATTAAAAGAAAAAAGACTTGTTGCATTTATCCCAAACGGAAGCATTTTGCCAAGGAGAAGCGGTATTGACGAGAGACCGCCTGAATTAAACAAGACAACTATCATTCCCTTTAAATCACCTGAAAGCCTTTTGGTTGAGTTTGATTTGCCTAACTATGGAAAGATACACGGTATGGGAATACCTGAGGGAGTAACCGTTATTACAGGCGGGGGATTTCACGGGAAATCAACCCTTTTAAAGGCAATTGAAAGGGGGATTTACGGGCACATCCCCGAGGATGGAAGAGAACTTGTTGCAACAGTTGAAAATGCTGTAAAAATAAGGGCAGAAGACGGCAGAAACATTGAAGGTGTTGACATTTCATTTTTTATAAAAGACCTTCCATTTAAAAAGGATACAAAAAACTTTTCAACAGAAAATGCAAGCGGTTCAACATCAATGGCGGCAAATATTGTTGAGGCTATTGAGTGTGGGGCAGAACTCTTTTTAATTGACGAAGACACATCAGCAACAAACTTTTTAATCAGGGATGAAAAAATAAGGGAAATAGTAAAAAAAGAGCCAATTACCCCCTATATTGATGTTGCAAAATCCCTTTACAAAGATTACGGTATCTCAACAATCATTATTACAGGGGGAAGCGGAGATTACTTTGATGTTGCCGACAGAGTAATTTTAATGGATGAATATTTGCCATACGATGTTACAGACAATGCTGTAAAACACAGAAATAGGTTTAACAAAAAAGCAAATATTGAGATAAAAAAAAGGGTTATTACCCTTCCCTCCCCCCAAAAGGGGAAAAGGGAAAAGATTGCTTCAAAGGGGAAAAACTCAATTCAATTCGGGAAAAGCAGTATAGATTTAAACCTTGTTGAACAGATTGCCGAAGCAAACCAGACTGAATTTATTGGCCTTGTATTAAGGTTTCTTTATATGGATAAAACAGAAAATCCAACAGTTGACAAAATTGAACACATTTTAAGCAAAATAGAAAAAGACGGCTTTGTTAAATACAAAAGCGGGAATTTAGCACTTGCAAGAAAATACGAAATAATGGCTGCAATCAATAGATTAAGGGGAATAAGAATCTCAAAATAAAAAAAGGGGCTTTTGCCCCTTTTTTACAATCTTCTCTATTTTTTCCCCTCAAATTTTTTTAATGTTTTTTCCATATCCTTTAAATATGCCTGCTTTCTCATTTCCTTTATATTCTTTGCCTTTTTAAGCAAATCAATTGCCTGTTTTTCAGTTTCAATAGCCTTGTTTCTTTCACCTTTTAAAAAATACAAATTGGCAAGAGTATCAAGGTAAAGGGGATGGTTATCATAAGAGATTGCCTTCTGACAAAGGGATATTAAGTAATCGTCTGAATACTTTGCCTCCACAAAATTCCAGCACATATTATTTATAAAATCTGCAATAGTATTCTTTTTCATCTTTTTTACAAGGCTTAATTTATTTAACACAAAATCTATAAAATGTTTTGAATCATCTATTCTATTTTCTTTCAAAAGAAAACTAATTACCAATTTTGAATAAACTTTTACTTCCAGATAGCTTCTTTCTCCATAGACAATTTTTTTGTAGGCTAAATCACACTCTTTTAATCTTTGCTTAAAAAAAGTTAAACACTCATTCTCAATACAACCTATTTGTTGACAATAATAAATTATAATCGGGCCAATCAAAGACTGTTTTGTTTTAAACATCTTTTTTATTCTGGAATCAAAATCAATAAGCTTTATCCCTATTTCTTTTACATCTTCAATTTTTTTCTCGTTTTTAGCCAACAATCCCAATTTACAGTATATAAAAGCAACAGAATTAATTTGATGACTACATTCAACTTTGGATAAATCTTTTGGTACAACATTTTCTAATCTTTCTAAAGTCTCAAAAACCCTTTTCTTTTCACCATTTGCATAAAGAATTTTTAAAGCATTGGCAAGTTGATTGGGATATTTTTCCAGCAATATTTTTAATGAAAAATCGGAAAAAAGTTTATCCGCATTATCAACTTTACCTTTGTATTGGTTAGACAAATCAAATAAATCAATAAGAACAAGATTCTCATATCTATCGGGAAGTGTTTCAGCAAATGATTTAATCTCTCTATAAAAAGTCATTATTTCTTGTTTATTTTTAGTATTCTTTCTATAACGATTTTTAAGTGCTGAAATAAAACTTAGCAATGCTTTGGTTTTCAATTTCAGATTTTTGGTATCTAAATTTTTAAAAATCTCATTAAAAACCTTAACAGATAAATCTAAATCCGAAACCCTTAAAGAATTGGCAAAATAATAAGCATCTTCAAAACTAACCCTATTGTTTTTTACAAGGTTTAAAATATTATCTTTTGAAATAAAAACCCCAGCCTTTGAGAGCCAGGATTTATAAAAATCAATATCTAACTGCACTCCCAAGGTGGAAATTATTCTTTTGCCATTTGAATCAAAGACTATTAAAGTTGGAACTTTTGTTACCTTATACTTTTCAAATAACTCTTTACCTAAATCTGTCGTTTCTTCAACATAAACAGGGATTAGGTCTTTTAAAACAAATTTAAAATCATCTCTCATAAAAACCTTATACTTTAATAATTCGCAGCCTCCACACATTTTACTTGCAAAAACAACAAAAAGCTTTCTATTTTCCTTCTTTGCTTTTTCTAAAGCTTTGTCAAAGCTTTGTTCTGTAAACCATTTTAGATTTCCCATCTCCTTAAATTCTGACACTTTTTTGTTTTGCGGCAATTTAGTTTTAACAGATTCTTTTTTACCGCAGGACACAAAAATAAAACTCATTATCAGAAACAAAACAAAAAACTTTTTCATAAACAACTCCTTACTAATCGGCTTTATACAAAAAAATTGTAAAATACGAACTTTAAAAATTAAAGTTAAAAAATTAAAAAAATTACATAAATAAATCAATTGTTAATTGTTAAAGTGCAAAGGTAAGGATTTTTTCTATATTTTCTTTTGAGTACTTATCTGTATCCATTGCCCAGAATTGCATTACTTCATAGGCTTTTTCTGCAATTTTTTCAATATCATTCTCTTTTATCCCTATTTCACCTAAACTAACAGGTGCACCGATTGATTTTAGCCAGTTTTTGAATGCTTCTATTGTATGATCAGGTTTATGATTTTCAAGTTTAAACAGGTTTTGCCCAAACCTTTTTAACAACTCTTCTTTTTCTTCTTTAACAAACCTCATCCATGCAGGCATTACAACTGCAAGCCCTGCACCGTGGGCAACATCAGGGAATAATCCGCTTATTGCGTGCTCTATTGCATGGTTTGGAAATTCACTTCTTCCAAGACCTGTTCTAATCAATCCATTAAATGCAACAGTTACAGACCACATATGATTTGCCCTGAAATTGTAATTATTTGGCTCATTTAAAATATTCTCGCAATTTTCCTTTAAAGATTTCAATACCCCATCTGCAACATTCAAAGAAAGGATATTGTATTCAGCAGTATGGTTAAAGTATGGCTCAACTATGTGGGAAATGGCATCAACAGTGCCGTAAACTATCTGCTCTTCAGGCAAGGTCATTGTGTAATTGGGATTTAGAAAAGATGCCTTTGGATATAAAACCTCTGCACCTGTTGAGAGTTTAAGGCCGTTTTCTTCGTTTGTGATTACTGATCCCATATTCATTTCAGATGCAGTCGCAGGCAAAGTTAAAACAGTAATTAAAGGCAATGCCTTTTCAGGAGTTTTCTCACCTGTATAAAAATTCCAGACATCAAAATCAACAACTGCACCAGCGGCAATTGCCTTTGATTCGTCAATAACACTTCCACCCCCTGCTGCAATTATAAAATCAACCTTTTCTTTTTTTGCCAACTCAATACCCTCTTTTGTATGGGAAAGCACAGGGTTTGGCCTTACGCCTGAAAATTCAACAAACTCTATCTCTGCTTTTTCAAGAGAGTTAACTATATCGTGGTATGCACCATTCTTTTTTATAGAGCCTTTGCCGTAAACAAGTAAAGCCTTTTTACCGTGTTTTTTAGCCTCATTTCCAAAGTATTTCATACATTTTTTACCAAAGTATACTTTAACAGGGTTAAAAAAAATAAAATCTCTCATAATCCCCCCTTAAACAGGCTTTTTTATAAGTCCTATCCCTTTTTTACCGTCTATTTTTGTAATAAAAGGCAAATCTGAAGAATAAACATCGAGGTATTTAGTTTTATTTAAAATATTCAATTTCTTTATAAAATCCCAGTCTAACCTCTGCTCTTTGTTCAAATGGTCAATGTAAAAGTACGCTATTTTTGAAGCAAGCATTTTCTGGAAAAAGTGATTTCCCTTTGAAGGTTCAACCCTGAAATCCTCTTTTGTGTATTCAACAATAACCTGTGCATTTGATATATCATTAAAATTAACAGGAATACCGTTTAGTGGATTGCTTGAGCCTAACCTTCCTGGAACAATTAAAATATAGTGTTCTCTATTTTCTTTAAATTCTGCATTTAGTTTTGCTATCTCATCTGCTATCTCAACTGTGTGCTTTCTATTAAATCTTTCAGGGGAAACAACAATAATGTGTCTCAAGTTGTTAAAAATTCCGTTTCCTAAAACCTCATTAGAAAAACAGAGGGAATTTTCAATTTCCTTTTTACCAATTAAAACCATTCCAATCCCGCTTCCAGACGCCAACGGCTTGTTTTGAAGAAGGAAGAATTGATGGTTTTTATCCCTGTTTAAATTAATTGCAAACTCTATCTCTGAAGCCTCTCCTATAGCCTCTGAAGAAATTGTAAGCAACTCAGAAATCAATTGAGAAAAGGGGAAAAACCTGTCTGAAAGAAAATGTTTAAAGGTTAACACCCTTTTCGCCCCAGGTTTTTCAAAGTCAGAAAGCATATTTTCCTCAGGTAAATAGTATTGAGAGACAAAATTTAAAGCCTCGTTTTTCTCAAATTTAGAAACCTTTAACCTCTCAAGGCCTGACAATTCTCCCTTTTTTGCATCAAATTCTGATTCCTCAAGATTAAGAGCATAAAAATACTTCTGACTATTCTTCAAACATTCTTCAGGGGTTACACAAACAGGATCAACTAAAGGATTTTTAGGAGAAATTCTTTTTATAAAATTTGACTCTTCAATTATTCTCCCAAGGCCAAATGCAAGGTAAACAACTCCATCTTCAGGTTTTAAACTTGAAACCGGATAGTAATTGTAACTTTGCGCAACGCCAGAAATTGTCGGGAAAAAGTATTTACCGTAATTTTTACCCACAACCTTTTGTATTAAAACAGCCATCTTTTCTTCGCCTAAATTATAATTTGTGTTTTTTATAAACTTTTTAGCTACCGAAGAAAAAACAGAAGCATAAACAAGTTTAATTGAGGCAATTAGATTAGCAAGCCTGTGCTCAAGTGTTTGCTCATTGTTTGCAAGCATATAGGTTTTGTAAACCCCTGCAAAAGACAGTGTTTGAGAATCTTCAAATATGGAAGAAGACCTGACAGCAATAGGCGTTTTTAATTTTTTTAATAGTTTAATAAGGTCTTTTTCCACCCCTTTAGGCAATTTTGCATTTAAAAACAGATATTTTATCTCTTCATCGCTTTCAATCTCAAAAGCCCTGTCCAATAACTTATTTTTATTCATAAAATCTTCGTAAATGTCAGTTGCAAGCACTGTTGAAAAGGGAACCTTTATGTCAACATCGGAAAATCTTTCTTCAAACCCTGTTTCAGATAACACAGCCTGAATAAAAGAAAGCCCCCTCGCCTTCCCCCCTAAAGATTCATCTCCTATTTTTACAAAAATGGTTGATTCTGCATCAGACAAAGCTTGTAAACTAATAACAGAACTTTGTTTTTTATGTTTAAGGAAATTTACTATTGTGTCTCTAAGGAATTTCTTTATCTCCATTGCATCTTTGAAATCTTCAATACTTTTAGGCCTTAAAACCTCTGCAATTTCAAACTGCGTTCTTGCCCTGAACCAGACTGAAAAGTGATTGTGAGATGCATGGTAAAGCACACTTTCGTCAGGTATATTTAAAATCTTTTCAGCAAACTCTTCTAAAGTCTTAGCCCTGTCAATTACCCTTCCATTTGGAAATTTAAAAACAAAATCCCCAAAACCAAAATCCTTAAGTATATACTTTCTCAGCTGCCCTACCATGTTTTTTGAATGTTTATGGAAAAAGTCAACGCCCAATTTTTTTGCTACTTTTTTATTTTCTAAATTTGAAGATTGCAGAATAACGCTTAAATCTTTAACCTCACTTTTTACCTTTTTTACTAACTCAAAACCTGCCTCCTTATCTAACCTTCCCCCCTTGGGATACTGAACATCTGAAATTATCCCTAAAAGATTTTTTTTATATTTTTCATAAATCTTGATTGCATCTTCAAAAGTCTCAGCAGTCAGAATTTTAGGCCTTGCCTTTACCCTAAAAATCACATCAGATTCGTTTATTGAATCTTTAATTATCTTTCTTGTCTGCTTTAAAATTTCTGTGTATATCAACGGAAGAAAAAATGAATAGTACCTTGGAGAATCCTCAACAACAAGGATAACATTAACCCCTAATTCTGTATCTCTGTCCGCATTCTTCTTATCTTCAATATATTTAATTATTGCAAGAAAAAGTTTTGAATCCCCCATCCAGTAAAAAATCTTATCTATGTATTTCTTCTCTCTTACAAGGATTAACACATCCTTTTCAACAGGGAAATAGGTTAAAAGTACAACCGGTAAATCATCTTTAATCTCTTTAACCTTTTTCCCAAATTCAATTGGGGTCATTTCAGAAAGCCTTGGCATTGTAATAACAAGATCATAACTATTATTCTTAAGAACAGACAGAGCCTCTTTTGCTGAAAACACCCTTGTTATTCTCGGGATATAGTGCAAATCCAATTCAAGAAAATCGTTAAAAATCCTCTTTGTTAATGCACCGTCTTCCTCAAGTATGTAAGCATCGTAAGGGGATGCAACAAGCAATACATCCTGAACATGATACTTCATCAGGTTGTAAAACTTGTCTGCCTTTGAAGAAAAATAATTCTTAAAAAACATAAAGTTTAATCAACAAATTGAAGTTTATAGTACTTTGGATTTAGTTCATCCCCTGTTGCCTCTTTTACAAATCTATCCCACCTATACCTTGCCCCGGGCTTGAATATCTTTTCAATAAAGTATTTGCCTATCTCTTTGTTATCACCTAAAAATGTTTGTTTTATATTGTCAGTGTGGATTATGTTCTTTGCAATATAGAAATTCATCTGTGAAGCAAATAATTCACCTAACATATAGTTGTGATAGTAAACAGGATAGGCTGAAATATGGATTTTAGCCGCCCAATCTGGATTATTCCTGTCTTTCGGTTTTTTAATTAGTTGATACTTTTCCTTTAACTGCCACCAGTAATTGTTAAAGTAATCCACTCCCTTCTCAGGGTGAGCATACATCTCTTTTTCAAACCTTGTTACAACCTGACACCACCTTGAAAAAACAAGTTGCTGGAATTTCTGCATTTTGTAAAGTTGAGGGGCAATATTCTTTGCCTCTCTATCAGACAAACCGCAGTATTTTTTCAAAAACTCAGGGTTCTTAGACTGCCTTCCAAAAAGCATTGCAACAGCCTCTGTTGTAAAGGTATGGCAGGCTTCCCTTAAAACATAGGGCAAATTTTTATCAAGGTATTTGTCATAAACAGCGTGTCCTAACTCGTGTAAAACAGTATCCATCCAGGATTCATTGTCCTTAATATTTGTTAAAATCCTGACATCCCCTTCCCTGTCAATATCGGTGCAAAAAGCATGCTGCATCTTGCCTTCTTTTTCATACAAACTGCTTCTTTCAAGAATATCTGTAACATCAAGCCCAATAGAAGCATAAAAATCCTTTGCTATATTTGCAAGGTCTTTGCCTTTGTAATATTTATCAAGGTTTACACTATCAAATGAAATCCCTTCCTGAAAAAACGGGTCTTCATAATGCCAGGGCATAATTGATTTAGAAGAAATTTTATACCTTCTTGCAAGCATTTTATCAATATCTGCCTTAACCTTCTGGTATTCAGGGGAAATCTCATTATCAAGCTTGTCAAAAAGCCCAATAATCTCCTCTGGTGTTTGCTCCTGAAGTTTAAGAGCCATTTCAAAGTAATCCTTATAACCCAATGACTTAGCAAGTTTATTCCTCAACTTTGCAAGTTCAAGAACATCTTTTGCAACAACCTTGCCAATCTGCT from Thermotomaculum hydrothermale carries:
- a CDS encoding YbaB/EbfC family nucleoid-associated protein, with product MADINFLMKQAKKMQQMLQKKLEELRVEATSGGGAVKVVLNGHKEVLSLKIEDDSIIEDKEMLEDLIVAALSEGYRKVDEEVESSMKGLGGLGFPGLF
- a CDS encoding pyridoxine 5'-phosphate synthase, whose amino-acid sequence is MTKLGVNIDHIATVREARKIDIPDPVYAAVIAELAGADGITVHLRGDRRHIKERDVELLSKFIKTRLNIEMATTTEMFEIACKIKPYSVTLVPEKKEEVTTEGGLDVILHQSVLKTLIPEYKSHNIKISIFVDPDNEQIKRCIKLNADIIEINTGKYAETEDERERELELEKIKNAARFAAKSGLKVAAGHGLNYRNVKPIAQIPEIEELNIGHAIIARAIFVGLDKAVREMKELIKKEK
- a CDS encoding ABC-ATPase domain-containing protein; the protein is MANSNRLKEILRRINGRGYKAYKDIKGIYEFTNFTLEITHVQGDPFASPSSLIATIKLNNTQLTEDTYKTKERRIATCDFLTRLFDKNCKRLSRGLRGTGNSGIISIQKCGQEILERSSAVIDTENKALEFRFYAGLPARGRSVLGKIAEEMFFKEIVDIVYYSTHFDDTTYNNLLKHIKVYGDYCFIKKSLKEKRLVAFIPNGSILPRRSGIDERPPELNKTTIIPFKSPESLLVEFDLPNYGKIHGMGIPEGVTVITGGGFHGKSTLLKAIERGIYGHIPEDGRELVATVENAVKIRAEDGRNIEGVDISFFIKDLPFKKDTKNFSTENASGSTSMAANIVEAIECGAELFLIDEDTSATNFLIRDEKIREIVKKEPITPYIDVAKSLYKDYGISTIIITGGSGDYFDVADRVILMDEYLPYDVTDNAVKHRNRFNKKANIEIKKRVITLPSPQKGKREKIASKGKNSIQFGKSSIDLNLVEQIAEANQTEFIGLVLRFLYMDKTENPTVDKIEHILSKIEKDGFVKYKSGNLALARKYEIMAAINRLRGIRISK
- a CDS encoding HU family DNA-binding protein, whose translation is MKEAFMNKTDLVNAVAEKTGLSKVKAAEAVDGVISAIGDTLKNGDKVSLVGFGTFEVVERAARKGRNPQTGKEITIPAKKVVRFKPGKKLKDLVN
- a CDS encoding adenine nucleotide alpha hydrolase family protein; the encoded protein is MENVKNQSIYKRIFKKFVYSILEVDKVCGFLGKDVVVGVSGGLDSLSLYTFLKEYYKLRKFEGRVYGVNVVLGKGDLKPVRFDDVINIFPERKDFDNFNCSLCARLRKIEVFKFCEGRGIKFVAFGHIANDYAENFIWNALYHKRLESMPLCRNYFNGKFFVVRPFAFVFKKDILRYANLMVLKDIEIKCELKNRVRQDVREFLNKMETDEVSVYKNLLEIIKENKFYGE
- the dnaX gene encoding DNA polymerase III subunit gamma/tau yields the protein MSYSVIARKWRPATFDEVIGQEAVIQTLKNSIAEGRIHHSLIFSGLRGTGKTSTARIYAKALNCKNGPTVEPCLECDACKEIAEGRDIDVMEIDAASNKGVDDIRNLKEIVQYPPIRDRYRVFIIDEVHMLSTHAFNALLKTIEEPPSYVVFILATTEPHKIPATIRSRCQIFEFKKIPPVQIIRHLKDICDKEGIDIEESALKLIVDASEGSMRDAQSLLDQIVSFSGGKITEEDVSIVLGVPDSTVFFKIFKAIVNDDRKSIVDILDKLEERNTDFVKFVLRLGEFFNNLLHAIVNNDKDFFPEELKEKKFSVEDVIRYLNVILQNERFVRESFNPRIAVELLLFKMVFASKVMPISELISKKKLINKTTTKTESEKLQNLNLDENQLKENHSDKGDDILNFVRKSFEDFEEIAPILRKAKLDLEGDIITVNLHPLPNSVKELIENKVFKSIEGNAHIKFQKRIKLNLEISGGNNNPVSESEKIANHPLVKKILEEFEGRIERIIK